A portion of the Choristoneura fumiferana chromosome 6, NRCan_CFum_1, whole genome shotgun sequence genome contains these proteins:
- the LOC141429246 gene encoding short-chain specific acyl-CoA dehydrogenase, mitochondrial-like isoform X2 — protein MAVGGLLKSTKFTLYSLQTAKTVASQCRTFTSQLSEQQQEIRDMARNFSKEQLKPQAGSLDRKARFPFDPIKKLTSLGLMGACVDSESGGLGLDYLSLAVAVEELSRGCASTGMILSIHNFLYANLVNERGTPEQKELFLKEFTQGSIGCFSLSEPDAGSDVASIKTTARKDGDHWVLNGKKSWVTSAIEGKATAVFATFDPELRHKGLACFLVPLDAEGVFRGNKEPLIGVRAATACDLTLQDVRVPAAWLLGGAGEGFRIAMAQLDQGRIGIAAHAVGIAQAALDTAINYAKERVAFGKNLTRLPSVKDRLTDMTILVETARLLTYRAATDVSTKNSSMAKYVAGKNAAAVADHCVQILGGRGLSTDYSAERHFRDARGTQIYGGVTDIQKRLVGHFLLKEHDAL, from the exons ATGGCAGTGGGAGGGCTTCTGAAATCGACGAAGTTTACTT TGTATTCGCTGCAGACTGCAAAGACAGTAGCGTCACAATGCCGCACGTTTACATCGCAGCTGTCGGAGCAGCAGCAAGAGATCCGGGACATGGCGAGGAACTTCAGCAAGGAGCAGCTCAAGCCACAGGCTGGCAGCCTGGATAGGAAGGCCCGTTTCCCCTTTGACCCC ATTAAAAAACTAACCAGCCTCGGCCTCATGGGGGCGTGCGTGGATTCTGAGAGCGGAGGCCTGGGCCTGGACTACCTGTCCCTGGCCGTCGCCGTGGAGGAACTGTCCCGGGGCTGCGCCAGCACCGGCATGATCCTGTCCATACATAACTTCCTTTATGCCAACTTGGTTAACGAGAGAGGAACGCCCGAGCAGAAGGAACTGTTCCTGAAGGAGTTTACGCAGGGATCCATTGGGTGCTTTTCGCTGAGCGAAccag ACGCGGGTAGCGACGTAGCCAGCATTAAGACGACGGCGCGTAAAGATGGGGACCACTGGGTTCTCAATGGCAAGAAGAGTTGGGTCACGTCCGCTATAGAGGGCAAGGCTACCGCCGTCTTCGCGACCTTCGACCCTGAGCTGAGGCATAAAGGCCTGGCGT GTTTCCTGGTACCTCTGGATGCTGAAGGAGTGTTCCGAGGCAACAAGGAGCCCTTGATCGGCGTCAG GGCGGCGACGGCGTGCGACCTGACGCTGCAGGACGTGCGGGTACCGGCCGCCTGGCTGCTGGGGGGCGCCGGGGAGGGCTTCCGGATCGCCATGGCGCAGCTCGACCAGGGACGCATCGGCATCGCCGCGCACGCCGTCG GTATCGCGCAGGCCGCTCTGGACACAGCTATCAACTACGCTAAGGAGCGAGTGGCTTTCGGAAAGAACCTCACGCGGCTGCCTTCTGTCAAG GACCGCCTGACAGACATGACCATCCTAGTGGAAACCGCCCGCCTTCTGACCTACCGGGCGGCCACCGACGTCAGTACTAAGAACAGTTCGATGGCGAAGTACGTCGCTGGCAAGAACGCCGCCGCTGTGGCGGACCACTGCGTCCAGATACTGGGCGGCCGCGGACTGTCCACTGACTACTCGGCCGAGAGACACTTCAG GGACGCTCGCGGTACGCAGATATACGGCGGAGTGACGGACATACAGAAGCGTCTCGTCGGCCATTTTCTACTGAAGGAGCACGACGCGCTCTGA
- the LOC141429246 gene encoding short-chain specific acyl-CoA dehydrogenase, mitochondrial-like isoform X1 translates to MAVGGLLKSTKFTLYSLQTAKTVASQCRTFTSQLSEQQQEIRDMARNFSKEQLKPQAGSLDRKARFPFDPIKKLTSLGLMGACVDSESGGLGLDYLSLAVAVEELSRGCASTGMILSIHNFLYANLVNERGTPEQKELFLKEFTQGSIGCFSLSEPDAGSDVASIKTTARKDGDHWVLNGKKSWVTSAIEGKATAVFATFDPELRHKGLACFLVPLDAEGVFRGNKEPLIGVSVCHRAATACDLTLQDVRVPAAWLLGGAGEGFRIAMAQLDQGRIGIAAHAVGIAQAALDTAINYAKERVAFGKNLTRLPSVKDRLTDMTILVETARLLTYRAATDVSTKNSSMAKYVAGKNAAAVADHCVQILGGRGLSTDYSAERHFRDARGTQIYGGVTDIQKRLVGHFLLKEHDAL, encoded by the exons ATGGCAGTGGGAGGGCTTCTGAAATCGACGAAGTTTACTT TGTATTCGCTGCAGACTGCAAAGACAGTAGCGTCACAATGCCGCACGTTTACATCGCAGCTGTCGGAGCAGCAGCAAGAGATCCGGGACATGGCGAGGAACTTCAGCAAGGAGCAGCTCAAGCCACAGGCTGGCAGCCTGGATAGGAAGGCCCGTTTCCCCTTTGACCCC ATTAAAAAACTAACCAGCCTCGGCCTCATGGGGGCGTGCGTGGATTCTGAGAGCGGAGGCCTGGGCCTGGACTACCTGTCCCTGGCCGTCGCCGTGGAGGAACTGTCCCGGGGCTGCGCCAGCACCGGCATGATCCTGTCCATACATAACTTCCTTTATGCCAACTTGGTTAACGAGAGAGGAACGCCCGAGCAGAAGGAACTGTTCCTGAAGGAGTTTACGCAGGGATCCATTGGGTGCTTTTCGCTGAGCGAAccag ACGCGGGTAGCGACGTAGCCAGCATTAAGACGACGGCGCGTAAAGATGGGGACCACTGGGTTCTCAATGGCAAGAAGAGTTGGGTCACGTCCGCTATAGAGGGCAAGGCTACCGCCGTCTTCGCGACCTTCGACCCTGAGCTGAGGCATAAAGGCCTGGCGT GTTTCCTGGTACCTCTGGATGCTGAAGGAGTGTTCCGAGGCAACAAGGAGCCCTTGATCGGCGTCAG CGTGTGCCACAGGGCGGCGACGGCGTGCGACCTGACGCTGCAGGACGTGCGGGTACCGGCCGCCTGGCTGCTGGGGGGCGCCGGGGAGGGCTTCCGGATCGCCATGGCGCAGCTCGACCAGGGACGCATCGGCATCGCCGCGCACGCCGTCG GTATCGCGCAGGCCGCTCTGGACACAGCTATCAACTACGCTAAGGAGCGAGTGGCTTTCGGAAAGAACCTCACGCGGCTGCCTTCTGTCAAG GACCGCCTGACAGACATGACCATCCTAGTGGAAACCGCCCGCCTTCTGACCTACCGGGCGGCCACCGACGTCAGTACTAAGAACAGTTCGATGGCGAAGTACGTCGCTGGCAAGAACGCCGCCGCTGTGGCGGACCACTGCGTCCAGATACTGGGCGGCCGCGGACTGTCCACTGACTACTCGGCCGAGAGACACTTCAG GGACGCTCGCGGTACGCAGATATACGGCGGAGTGACGGACATACAGAAGCGTCTCGTCGGCCATTTTCTACTGAAGGAGCACGACGCGCTCTGA